In Sulfuriferula plumbiphila, the genomic window TCCATGCCAGGCGAACCCATGGGCATGGCGGGTACCACCAGCCCCCGGGCACGAGGCTGCTCTTTTAGCAGGCGCCGGATATCCTTGGCCGGTACGTGGCCTTCCACCAGGTAGCCTCCTACCTCGGCGGTGTGGCAGGAACCCATGCCGGGTGGCACGCCCAGCCGCTGTTTGTGCGCCACCACGTTGTTGGTGTCGTGGGCGATGACCTGGAAACCGTTGGCCTTTAGATGCTTCACCCACTGGTTGCAGCACCCGCAGGTGGGACTCTTGTAGACTTCCACAACCGGGATGCCTGAAGCCGCCCATGCCGCCGGCGCCATAAGGCCGATGAGGAGGATCTTGAGGATCGATGTGTTCACGTCGTTCTCCTGGATTCGATTCGCACGCCGCGAGCAAAGACGTTGCAGGCGGTACTTAAGTGGTGATCGGCTACCGGTTTCAACGCTCGGCCCCGAAGAGCGTGTAACGGCCATGGCGACCCATCGGCTGACGGGTCATTCGACTTCGATTTTCCCCACCATGCCGGCTTCCATATGTCCCGGCACCAGGCAGGCAAAGTTAACGGAGCCTGCCTTGTCGAATTGCCAGACGATGCCACCACGCTGGCCGGGCTTCAGCGTGATCATGTTGGGCTCGGCGTGCTGCATGCCGGGCATCTTGCGCATCTCCTCAGCGTGCTCCTTGAGTTCGTCAGCGGTTCCGATCACCATTTCGTGGGGTATCTTGCCAGTGTTCTTGACGAAGAAACGAACAGTTTCACCCGCCTTGACCTTGATCTCGTCCGGCGTGAATCGCATGGTGTCAGCCATTGTGACCTCGATGGTGCGGCTGACCTTGGCCGGATCGCCGGCTTGCCCCATGGCGCCATCGTGTCCGCTGCGGGACATGCCTTCCATGCCGGACATCTGCGACATGTCGTGCCCACCCCCCCGCATGTCATGACCGCCAGCATGCTCACCGCTTGCCAGTGCCAGGCCGGGCAATACCGCCAAAATCAGAATCGAAAGTGTCTTCTTCATAAATAACCTCTTCAGTTGAGTTGAAAGATCGGGAGCATCCAGCGGGATACACCCGGAACATCTAGAACCAGAAACGCATACCGGCGACCCAGCGAGCCTCATCGGTTTTCTTGCCCGCGGCGCGGGCGAAGTCGGCAGTCTCACTAAACTTGCCTGCCCACTCGACCCCTACGTAGGGGGCGATCTGGCGGGTAATTTCGTACCTCAGACGCAAGCCGGCCGCGCCATCGGAAAGCCCGCCGCCGATGGCGCGCGCCACATCGCGTTTGCCGTAGAGGTTGGCTTCGACGCGGGGTTGTAGAATGAGCTTTTGGGTCAGCAGCAGGTCATAGCTCGCGGCGAGCCGCAGCGCACTGCGGCCCTGTTCGCCGAGGTATGCGGTGGCTTCGACATCGAACCAGTAAGGCGCCAGTCCCTGGATGCCCAAAGCCAGCCAGCCACGACCCGCCCCCACACCGCTGTCGTAGCGCGCACCCAGTTGCGTATCCCAGAAGGTGGCTACCGCATGTCCCCAGAGCAACTCTGTCCTGGCATCTTGAAGCTTGCCGCCGGCGATGTCGCCCTCGGCCTTGAGCACCAAGCGGTTGTAGTCGCGACCAAACCAAGCCAGCGCGTCATAGGCCGTGACGTTACCGTCGTTGGTGT contains:
- a CDS encoding copper resistance protein B: MQESAPTDQVNGSKAQAHAQHGKKKPAKTPPKAGGGKEMMPGMGSGGMSHEATPAMAGSMPGMNHDAPSGDASTPKQDMSGMDHGSGGMDQGDMQMQGGSAPPDARDPHAWSGGYTLDSGPYALPGQRQLRLADEHNFGALLVDRLERMNTNDGNVTAYDALAWFGRDYNRLVLKAEGDIAGGKLQDARTELLWGHAVATFWDTQLGARYDSGVGAGRGWLALGIQGLAPYWFDVEATAYLGEQGRSALRLAASYDLLLTQKLILQPRVEANLYGKRDVARAIGGGLSDGAAGLRLRYEITRQIAPYVGVEWAGKFSETADFARAAGKKTDEARWVAGMRFWF
- a CDS encoding cupredoxin domain-containing protein, whose translation is MKKTLSILILAVLPGLALASGEHAGGHDMRGGGHDMSQMSGMEGMSRSGHDGAMGQAGDPAKVSRTIEVTMADTMRFTPDEIKVKAGETVRFFVKNTGKIPHEMVIGTADELKEHAEEMRKMPGMQHAEPNMITLKPGQRGGIVWQFDKAGSVNFACLVPGHMEAGMVGKIEVE
- a CDS encoding DUF411 domain-containing protein translates to MNTSILKILLIGLMAPAAWAASGIPVVEVYKSPTCGCCNQWVKHLKANGFQVIAHDTNNVVAHKQRLGVPPGMGSCHTAEVGGYLVEGHVPAKDIRRLLKEQPRARGLVVPAMPMGSPGMEGGRKDAFDVLLVNRDGSTRTYARY